The Zalophus californianus isolate mZalCal1 chromosome 8, mZalCal1.pri.v2, whole genome shotgun sequence genome has a segment encoding these proteins:
- the DEFB116 gene encoding beta-defensin 116 encodes MSVMKPYLVTISILLILVRKTPGGLFRSQYGKSQEPWIPCQLYHGMCRHACRKNETQYLTCPDDQKCCLKFSVKIARSNNVKDYDPDSNLSVTNTSSYSKI; translated from the exons ATGTCAGTCATGAAGCCCTATTTAGTGACCATTTCCATCCTTCTGATCCTGGTTCGTAAGACTCCAG GTGGCCTGTTCAGATCCCAGTATGGCAAGAGCCAAGAGCCCTGGATTCCATGCCAGCTTTACCATGGCATGTGCAGACATGCCTGcagaaaaaatgaaactcaatACTTAACCTGCCCAGATGATCAAAAGTGCTGCCTGAAATTTTCTGTGAAAATAGCCCGTTCTAACAATGTGAAGGATTATGACCCTGACTCCAACCTGTCAGTTACAAACACTTCAAGCTATTCTAAAATTTGA